The following proteins come from a genomic window of Mariniflexile sp. TRM1-10:
- the glyA gene encoding serine hydroxymethyltransferase, with product MQRDEQIFELIEAEKERQLHGIELIASENFVSNQVMEAAGSVLTNKYAEGYPGKRYYGGCEVVDEVEQIAIDRAKALFNAAYVNVQPHSGSQANTAVYHACLTPGDKILGFDLSHGGHLTHGSPVNFSGKLYNPVFYGVEQETGVLNYDKIQEIATKEQPKLIIAGASAYSRDIDFKRFRVIADSVGAILMADISHPAGLIAKGILNDPMPHCHIVTTTTHKTLRGPRGGMIMMGQDFDNPFGITLKDGSLRKMSSLLDSAVFPGNQGGPLEHIIAAKAIAFGEALTDDFLHYQLQVKANAATMANALVEKGYNIISGGTDNHCMLIDLRNKNVSGKEAEQALVKADITVNKNMVPFDTRSPFVTSGIRVGTAAVTTRGLKEADMLEIVELIDEVIANHENEAVLEAVKVKANAMMAGRPLFV from the coding sequence ATGCAACGCGACGAACAAATTTTTGAACTAATTGAAGCTGAAAAAGAACGCCAACTACATGGTATAGAACTTATTGCATCAGAGAATTTTGTTAGCAACCAAGTTATGGAAGCAGCAGGCTCTGTATTGACCAATAAATATGCTGAAGGCTATCCAGGAAAACGCTATTATGGCGGTTGTGAGGTGGTTGATGAAGTAGAACAAATAGCTATTGATAGAGCAAAAGCTTTGTTTAATGCGGCATACGTTAATGTACAACCGCACTCTGGAAGTCAAGCAAACACTGCGGTTTACCATGCGTGTTTAACGCCGGGAGACAAAATTTTAGGTTTCGATTTGTCACATGGTGGTCATTTAACACACGGTTCTCCAGTGAACTTTTCCGGTAAATTGTATAACCCTGTATTTTATGGTGTAGAGCAGGAGACAGGGGTTTTAAACTATGATAAAATTCAGGAAATAGCCACTAAAGAGCAACCAAAATTAATCATCGCTGGTGCATCTGCATACTCTCGTGACATCGATTTTAAACGTTTTAGAGTCATTGCCGATAGCGTTGGTGCTATTTTGATGGCCGATATTTCGCATCCTGCAGGATTGATTGCCAAAGGTATTTTAAACGATCCGATGCCACATTGCCATATTGTAACGACTACGACCCATAAGACTTTAAGAGGCCCAAGAGGTGGGATGATTATGATGGGACAAGATTTTGATAACCCATTTGGTATCACTTTAAAAGATGGTAGTTTACGCAAAATGTCGTCGTTATTGGATTCTGCGGTATTCCCAGGAAATCAAGGAGGCCCATTAGAGCATATTATTGCTGCTAAAGCCATTGCTTTTGGTGAAGCTTTAACCGATGATTTTTTACATTACCAATTACAAGTAAAAGCGAATGCTGCTACTATGGCAAATGCATTGGTTGAAAAAGGATACAACATTATTTCGGGAGGTACGGATAACCACTGTATGCTTATAGACTTACGTAACAAAAACGTATCAGGTAAAGAAGCAGAACAAGCTTTGGTAAAAGCAGATATTACCGTAAATAAAAACATGGTACCTTTTGATACCCGTTCACCATTTGTAACATCGGGCATTCGTGTTGGTACCGCAGCGGTTACCACCAGGGGTTTAAAAGAAGCCGATATGCTGGAAATAGTAGAACTTATTGATGAAGTTATTGCCAATCACGAAAACGAAGCCGTTTTAGAAGCTGTAAAAGTGAAAGCAAATGCAATGATGGCTGGCAGACCTTTGTTTGTGTAA
- the fahA gene encoding fumarylacetoacetase, which yields MPLSANNPDRKSWLHVDKNSDFPIQNIPFGVFLTRDDIITIGTRIGDTAIDLGALHQLGYFDGIPLTDDIFLQDTLNDFIADGRKTWRAVRNRIAEIFDSNNKTLKDNKRHKEIVLFRLDEIEMQLPVQIGDYTDFYSSLEHATNVGSMFRDPENALLPNWLHIPIAYHGRSSSIIPSGIPIHRPQGQTLPNGTEQPVFGPSKLVDFELEMAFITTVANDLGEPIPIEEAEEYIFGLVLLNDWSARDIQKWEYVPLGPFLAKSFASSISPWIVTLDALEPYRVQGPKPIKPQLEYLQYKGKKSFDINLEVAIRPNGAKETVVSKTNFKYMYWNMAQQLAHHTVNGCPVNSGDMMGSGTISGPTPDSYGSMLELSWKGEKPLKMKDGSERSFINDNDTVIMRGFCEKDGTRIGFGEMSTKLLPVFKRK from the coding sequence ATGCCATTATCCGCTAACAATCCAGATAGAAAATCGTGGTTACACGTCGATAAAAATTCCGATTTTCCCATTCAGAACATTCCGTTTGGGGTGTTTTTAACCCGTGATGACATCATTACTATAGGAACCCGAATCGGAGACACCGCCATCGATTTGGGGGCGCTACACCAATTAGGGTATTTTGATGGCATTCCTTTAACCGATGATATTTTTCTTCAGGATACGTTGAATGATTTTATTGCCGATGGCCGCAAAACATGGCGTGCCGTTAGAAATCGCATTGCCGAAATTTTTGACAGCAACAACAAAACATTAAAGGATAACAAACGCCATAAAGAAATTGTCCTTTTCAGATTGGATGAAATTGAAATGCAATTGCCTGTGCAAATTGGAGATTATACCGATTTTTACTCAAGCTTAGAACATGCTACCAATGTAGGTTCTATGTTTAGAGATCCCGAAAATGCCTTATTACCAAATTGGTTGCATATCCCAATTGCGTACCACGGTCGAAGTTCATCTATCATTCCTTCGGGAATTCCGATTCACAGACCACAGGGGCAAACACTCCCTAACGGTACCGAACAGCCTGTATTCGGGCCCAGTAAATTGGTGGATTTTGAACTTGAAATGGCTTTTATCACCACCGTTGCCAACGATTTAGGAGAACCAATCCCTATAGAAGAAGCCGAAGAATACATTTTTGGTTTGGTGTTACTAAACGATTGGAGTGCCCGCGATATTCAAAAATGGGAATACGTACCGCTAGGCCCGTTTTTAGCAAAAAGCTTCGCATCGTCTATTTCACCATGGATTGTAACACTCGATGCTCTAGAACCCTACCGTGTTCAAGGTCCAAAGCCTATTAAACCACAACTGGAATACCTGCAATACAAAGGTAAAAAGAGTTTCGATATTAATTTAGAAGTTGCTATTCGCCCAAATGGCGCTAAAGAAACGGTTGTTAGCAAAACTAATTTCAAATATATGTATTGGAATATGGCACAACAACTAGCACACCATACCGTAAACGGATGCCCTGTAAATTCTGGCGATATGATGGGAAGTGGCACCATTTCTGGCCCTACGCCCGATTCTTATGGGTCGATGCTAGAGCTATCTTGGAAAGGTGAAAAACCACTTAAAATGAAAGACGGTAGCGAGCGTAGTTTTATTAATGACAACGATACCGTAATCATGCGTGGTTTTTGTGAAAAAGATGGAACCCGTATTGGTTTTGGTGAAATGTCTACCAAATTACTGCCTGTTTTCAAAAGAAAATAA
- a CDS encoding RluA family pseudouridine synthase → MSHFRTSFFHPLENNLGINLPDKFTFPFYYEPHPLSVLAAKQLQNYLETQTDFTHNFGLNPNQSGLIIGKMFGVMVVKNTEGTLGYLAAFSGKLADSNHLKGFVPTVYNTLNEAGFYKKGETQLNAINTQIEILEQAPAFKMAQTNVLNSKIAFTEALNVLKAEIKAEKQNRNQQREAGKQSMSPEVYEKFIETLNQQSIGYQIRLKHLKKDGEQRIQEAESHLNSLKQPIKELKTKRAALSASLQKRIHEQYQFLNANGDTKDLLAIFKNTTSPIPPAGSGECAAPKLFQYAYENKLQPIAMAEFWWGASPKSEVRKHQQFYPSCRSKCEPILGHMMQGLVVDDNPIEDQIIFNQALDIVYEDAHLLLVNKPHEFLSVPGKNISESVLSRMQQYLPHATGPLLVHRLDMSTSGLLLVAKSQRVYKHLQKQFIERSVKKRYVALLDGVLPNTEGTINLPLRVDLDNRPQQLVCYAHGKPATTNYQVIAAENGKTRIYFYPITGRTHQLRVHAAHSEGLKTPIVGDDLYGTKANRLHLHAERISFTHPITKEGLTVSCEVPF, encoded by the coding sequence ATGTCTCATTTCCGTACATCATTTTTTCATCCTTTAGAAAATAATTTGGGCATTAACTTACCTGATAAATTCACCTTTCCGTTTTATTACGAGCCACATCCGTTAAGTGTCTTGGCAGCAAAACAGCTTCAAAACTATTTAGAGACCCAAACCGATTTTACACACAACTTCGGGTTGAATCCCAACCAAAGCGGACTCATAATAGGCAAAATGTTTGGCGTTATGGTGGTGAAAAATACGGAGGGCACATTGGGTTATTTGGCAGCGTTTTCCGGAAAATTGGCAGATAGCAACCATCTTAAAGGGTTTGTGCCTACAGTTTACAACACCTTAAACGAAGCAGGTTTTTATAAAAAGGGCGAAACACAATTAAATGCCATCAATACACAGATTGAGATTTTGGAACAAGCTCCCGCATTTAAAATGGCACAAACAAACGTTTTAAATAGTAAAATCGCTTTCACGGAAGCGTTAAATGTGCTTAAAGCTGAAATTAAAGCTGAAAAGCAAAACAGAAACCAACAGCGTGAAGCGGGAAAACAAAGTATGTCTCCAGAGGTGTACGAGAAATTTATAGAAACTTTAAACCAGCAAAGTATTGGTTATCAAATCCGGTTAAAACATCTAAAAAAGGATGGTGAACAGCGCATACAAGAAGCGGAGTCACATTTGAATAGCTTAAAGCAGCCCATTAAAGAGTTGAAAACCAAACGTGCTGCTTTATCGGCATCGTTGCAAAAACGCATCCACGAGCAGTATCAATTCTTAAATGCAAACGGCGATACCAAAGATTTACTCGCTATTTTTAAAAACACCACGTCACCCATACCACCTGCAGGTTCGGGGGAATGTGCCGCACCCAAACTGTTTCAATATGCTTACGAAAACAAATTGCAGCCCATTGCCATGGCAGAGTTTTGGTGGGGTGCCTCGCCAAAGTCCGAAGTACGGAAACACCAACAGTTTTATCCTTCGTGCCGTAGCAAGTGCGAACCCATTTTGGGTCATATGATGCAAGGTTTGGTGGTTGATGATAACCCCATTGAAGACCAGATTATTTTTAACCAAGCATTGGATATTGTTTATGAAGACGCCCATTTGCTACTGGTAAACAAACCCCATGAGTTTTTATCGGTACCCGGAAAAAATATTAGTGAGTCGGTATTAAGCAGAATGCAACAGTACTTGCCCCATGCTACAGGTCCTTTGTTGGTGCACCGGTTGGATATGTCAACTTCGGGGTTGTTGTTGGTAGCCAAAAGTCAACGGGTTTACAAGCATTTGCAAAAACAGTTTATAGAACGCAGCGTAAAAAAGCGTTATGTGGCTTTATTAGATGGCGTTTTGCCCAACACCGAAGGCACTATAAACCTACCGCTCCGAGTGGATTTAGATAACCGCCCACAACAATTGGTATGTTACGCCCACGGCAAACCAGCAACCACTAACTATCAGGTTATTGCTGCCGAAAACGGTAAAACCCGCATTTATTTTTATCCCATTACGGGGCGCACCCACCAGTTACGCGTCCATGCCGCCCATAGCGAAGGATTGAAAACACCTATTGTGGGAGACGACCTCTACGGTACCAAAGCCAACCGACTTCATTTACATGCTGAACGCATAAGTTTTACGCATCCTATTACTAAAGAAGGGCTTACGGTAAGTTGTGAGGTACCTTTTTAG
- a CDS encoding gamma-glutamylcyclotransferase family protein, producing the protein MSSLMESEYLFVYGTLLKDFESDMSKFLEQHSEFVGSGYFNGNLYEISWYPGAVLSDNPNEKVYGHVFKILNAEKTFKVLDDYEGIGDTDEHANEYNRTLIDAYLDTQEIIKTWVYIYNLSTTHLKHISSGKYLSL; encoded by the coding sequence ATGAGTTCATTAATGGAATCGGAGTATTTGTTTGTTTACGGCACGCTATTAAAAGACTTTGAGAGCGACATGTCCAAATTTTTAGAACAGCATTCCGAGTTTGTGGGTTCGGGTTATTTTAACGGGAACCTCTATGAAATTTCATGGTATCCAGGTGCTGTTTTAAGTGATAACCCAAACGAGAAAGTTTACGGACATGTTTTTAAAATTTTAAATGCCGAAAAAACATTTAAAGTTTTAGATGATTATGAAGGTATTGGCGATACGGATGAACATGCCAATGAATACAACCGCACATTGATTGATGCCTATCTAGACACTCAGGAAATCATTAAAACTTGGGTGTACATCTACAATTTGTCAACGACGCATTTAAAACACATTTCCTCTGGAAAATATCTGTCGTTATAG
- the ytxJ gene encoding bacillithiol system redox-active protein YtxJ translates to MGLFNKLFSNSSEEKETSVLPWVPLTELGQLQDIESKSVTKTQVIFKHSTRCGISRMVIKQFEADYNVTEKDLDLYYLDILNYREISNNIASTFQVMHESPQLLVIKNRVVVAHDSHGGINSLDLSTFI, encoded by the coding sequence ATGGGATTATTTAACAAATTATTTAGCAATTCGTCCGAAGAAAAAGAAACAAGTGTATTACCATGGGTTCCTTTAACGGAATTGGGGCAATTACAGGATATTGAAAGCAAATCGGTAACCAAAACACAAGTTATTTTTAAGCATTCAACCCGTTGTGGTATTAGTAGAATGGTAATAAAACAGTTTGAAGCCGATTATAATGTCACCGAAAAGGACCTCGATTTATACTATTTGGATATATTGAATTACCGTGAGATTTCAAACAACATAGCAAGTACATTCCAGGTTATGCATGAATCGCCTCAACTTTTGGTTATTAAAAATAGGGTAGTGGTGGCGCATGATAGCCATGGTGGGATTAACAGTTTAGATTTAAGCACGTTTATTTAA